Proteins co-encoded in one Papaver somniferum cultivar HN1 chromosome 5, ASM357369v1, whole genome shotgun sequence genomic window:
- the LOC113279452 gene encoding zinc finger BED domain-containing protein RICESLEEPER 2-like — protein sequence MTSQEHASKKRKFTSKIWNDFDWSRDKDGKEKATCKHCRKEYAYDSQKGGTSTMSRHLKKCPRLKMQDVGKLLLSTNNGELATRARKIDQSRDLVARLIIGKNLPFNCVEWTEFRELCSYLNVDVETISRNTTRSDILKMHKFQKEVIRKKLQCAPGKICLTSDTWTSVNTTGYISLTVHFVDQDWVLQKFLLNFSPLPPPHTGQALSDKLFLMLNDWGIEGKVTSITLDNAASNTSCVKIMKSRFIARNVMSDTGKRNFHIRCCAHIINLIVRDGLTEIDPAVIKIRLAVKYLKGSQRRKQNFLDTVSDLGMSVKMDVRQDVKTRWNSTYLMLQSCISYEKVFTHLRLVDPDYAESPNGE from the coding sequence ATGACAAGTCAAGAGCatgcttcaaagaaaaggaaatttaCATCAAAAATATGGAATGATTTTGATTGGTCACGAGACAAAGATGGTAAAGAAAAGGCTACGTGCAAGCATTGTAGGAAGGAATATGCTTATGACAGTCAGAAAGGAGGAACATCAACTATGTCAAGGCATTTAAAGAAGTGCCCTAGACTGAAGATGCAAGATGTGGGGAAACTTTTGTTATCTACAAATAATGGAGAACTGGCTACTCGTGCACGCAAAATAGATCAATCACGGGATTTAGTTGCAAGACTAATTATTGGTAAAAATCTCCCCTTTAATTGTGTAGAATGGActgaatttagggagttatgtagTTATCTGAATGTCGATGTTGAAACCATATCAAGGAATACTACAAGGTCTGATATTCTTAAAATGCATAAGTTccaaaaagaagttattcgcaagAAATTACAATGTGCTCCAGGTAAAATATGTCTAACATCAGACACGTGGACCTCCGTCAACACCACTGGATACATAAGTTTAACAGtacactttgttgatcaagattggGTATTGCAGaagtttcttttaaatttttctccactgccaccaccccaTACTGGTCAAGCACTTTCAGATAAGTTATTTCTGATGTTAAATGATTGGGGAATTGAAGGAAAAGTAACCAGCATCACTTTGGATAACGCTGCATCAAATACTTCATGTGTTAAGATAATGAAGAGTCGATTCATTGCAAGGAATGTTATGTCGGATACTGGGAaaagaaactttcatataaggtgTTGTGCTCACATAATAAATCTTATTGTAAGAGATGGACTGACAGAGATTGATCCAGCAGTAATCAAGATAAGGTTAGCAGTGAAGTACCTTAAAGGTtcacaaagaagaaaacaaaatttcttGGATACTGTCAGCGATTTAGGAATGTCAGTAAAGATGGATGTTCGACAAGATGTTAAGACAAGATGGAATTCTACTTATCTTATGTTGCAAAGTTGTATTTCGTATGAAAAAGTCTTCACTCATTTGAGGTTGGTGGACCCTGACTATGCAGAGTCTCCTAATGGGGAATAA